A single genomic interval of Maniola jurtina chromosome 23, ilManJurt1.1, whole genome shotgun sequence harbors:
- the LOC123877409 gene encoding protein lethal(2)essential for life-like, translating into MSLLPFIIGCDRPHAIAHPHRLIDQDFGLALTPEDLLTAAVAPMLSRDYYRPWRQMAAVARDIGSTIKSDKDKFQVNLDVQHFAPEEISVKTADGFIVVEGKHEEKQDEHGYISRQFTRKYALPEGCNPETVESRLSSDGVLSIIAPKVAPALKNERSVPIAQTGPVRKEIKDQTSQANANGDK; encoded by the coding sequence ATGTCTCTATTACCATTTATCATCGGGTGTGACCGACCTCACGCCATCGCTCACCCTCACCGGCTCATCGATCAGGACTTTGGCCTAGCTTTAACACCTGAAGACTTGCTAACGGCAGCGGTGGCTCCTATGCTCTCACGGGATTATTACAGGCCATGGCGTCAAATGGCCGCAGTTGCAAGAGATATCGGCTCAACCATCAAATCGGACAAGGACAAATTCCAAGTCAACCTAGACGTCCAACATTTTGCCCCTGAAGAAATCTCAGTGAAGACGGCCGACGGCTTCATCGTCGTTGAAGGCAAACACGAGGAAAAGCAAGACGAGCATGGATACATTTCCCGGCAGTTTACTCGGAAATACGCCCTTCCTGAAGGATGCAACCCTGAAACAGTTGAATCCAGACTCTCATCTGATGGTGTACTGAGCATTATTGCACCAAAAGTTGCTCCAGCTTTGAAGAACGAGCGAAGTGTGCCCATAGCTCAAACCGGCCCCGTTCGAAAGGAGATCAAGGACCAAACTTCACAGGCTAATGCTAACGGAGATAAATAA
- the LOC123877404 gene encoding uncharacterized protein LOC123877404, producing the protein MVNYCCIPSCGRNSRNHKHLNFYGLPKELHRQKLWLQLACRHDLLDKDMEKLRKTIRFCSRHFPPNAIVNRHLSQDALPSESLPGSIDEDEPDTPERHEGIICDSCQDPVQGFRYKCVTCDNFDLCQKCEMLERHPHHYMLRIPKSIKFKLADDLINKWRNLFQKEHVLPEYDSSSDDEPVTKYIKTYDSGIDLTEDDKNVIRNEVTRAINVAKQKVLTQVVKEKEKRSNKRKETNAVPKVEYKIVKMDEVEVQGDFQENQAAPELAFADVNEELKFDQADVKPPVTDAPLAVAMPNNTNMTVENQPMLYVTLSNDLSQFMIELADNNASGSSMMK; encoded by the exons atggtgaaTTATTGCTGCATACCAAGTTGCGGCCGGAACAGTAGAAATCAcaaacatttgaatttttacGGCTTGCCTAAGGAATTACACCG cCAAAAGCTATGGCTCCAGCTCGCCTGCAGACATGACCTGCTAGATAAGGACATGGAAAAGCTTCGGAAAACGATCAGATTCTGCTCCAGACACTTTCCACCCAATGCCATAGTGAACCGGCATTTGAGTCAAGATGCCCTGCCGTCTGAAAGCTTACCAGGGTCTATTGATGAAG ATGAACCCGACACTCCAGAGAGACACGAAGGCATTATCTGTGACAGCTGCCAGGATCCTGTGCAGGGGTTCCGCTACAAGTGTGTGACGTGTGACAACTTTGATCTGTGCCAGAAATGTGAGATGCTCGAACGACATCCACATCACTATATGCTACGGATACCCAAATCTATTAAATTT AAACTCGCTGACGATTTAATAAACAAATGGCGCAACTTATTTCAAAAAGAGCATGTATTACCAGAATATGACTCTTCAAGTGATGACGAACCCGTCACGAAGTACATTAAAACGTACGACAGTGGCATAGATTTGACAGAAGATGACAAAAATGTTATAAGAAATGAGGTAACGAGAGCAATAAATGTTGCAAAGCAGAAAGTTCTGACACAAGTTGTAAAGGAAAAAGAAAAGAGgtcaaataaaagaaaagaaaccaATGCTGTACCAAAAGTAGAatataaaatagttaaaatgGATGAAGTAGAAGTACAAGGCGATTTTCAAGAAAATCAAGCAGCACCAGAATTGGCCTTTGCGGATGTGAATGAGGAGTTGAAGTTTGACCAGGCAGATGTAAAGCCGCCAGTAACAGATGCACCTCTAGCTGTTGCTATGCCTAATAATACGAACATGACAG TTGAAAACCAGCCAATGCTCTATGTCACACTGAGTAACGACCTATCACAGTTTATGATAGAGCTTGCTGATAACAATGCCAGTGGAAGCAGTATGATGAAATGA
- the LOC123877410 gene encoding protein lethal(2)essential for life-like yields the protein MEKLMKLFLVAIIFGAVQAEEQCPQKRQANVGNRLIDQDFGLELTPDDLITSMMSPFMFRDYFRPWRYMEALTRDLGSTIKTEKDKFTINLDVQHFAPEEISVKTADGYVTIEAKHEEKKDEHGLISRQFVRKYSLPEGVEPENVVSQLSSDGILTITAPRKEVEGKGERVVPITQTGPVRKEAKESKEDKSCSAEKCN from the coding sequence ATGGAgaaattaatgaaattatttttggtGGCCATAATTTTCGGAGCGGTTCAAGCGGAAGAACAATGTCCACAAAAACGACAGGCTAACGTTGGTAACAGGCTCATCGACCAAGATTTTGGATTGGAACTAACACCAGACGATTTAATCACATCCATGATGTCTcccttcatgttccgggattaCTTCCGACCTTGGCGGTATATGGAGGCGCTCACCAGAGATTTAGGATCAACTATAAAGACTGAGAAAGACAAGTTCACTATCAATTTGGATGTCCAACACTTCGCTCCAGAAGAAATCAGTGTCAAGACCGCTGATGGTTATGTGACGATAGAAGCAAAACACGAAGAAAAGAAAGATGAACATGGATTGATTTCGCGGCAGTTTGTAAGAAAATACTCTTTGCCAGAAGGCGTAGAGCCCGAAAATGTGGTGTCGCAACTATCAAGTGATGGAATTTTAACTATAACAGCACCTAGGAAGGAGGTTGAGGGTAAAGGCGAACGGGTAGTGCCCATCACCCAGACAGGTCCAGTCCGCAAGGAGGCTAAGGAATCGAAGGAAGATAAATCGTGTTCGGCtgaaaaatgtaattaa